A genomic window from Manduca sexta isolate Smith_Timp_Sample1 chromosome 5, JHU_Msex_v1.0, whole genome shotgun sequence includes:
- the LOC115454284 gene encoding vitellin-degrading protease codes for MDLVLHKDYEGGKWDNDVAIMRLAEPLTFSYVISAIGMAEVDEEIPNGGECIVTGWGKMSENATESSPTLRRVLVPKISQEDCAEVYNSHGYPITRTMVCAGYLEGGKDACQGDSGGPLVYNNKLSGIVSWGIGCAEPGFPGVYSNVATLREWIDTNINNLKTKHEKITV; via the exons ATGGACCTTGTTCTTCACAAGGATTACGAAGGTGGTAAATGGGACAATGATGTAGCTATAATGCGGCTAGCAGAGCCTCTGACCTTCAGTTATGTCATCAGTGCAATAGGAATGGCGGAGGTGGATGAAGAGATTCCAAATGGGGGGGAATGCATTGTCACAGGTTGGGGCAAGATGTCG GAGAATGCAACTGAATCATCTCCAACATTAAGAAGAGTGTTAGTCCCCAAAATATCCCAAGAAGATTGCGCAGAAGTGTACAATAGCCATGGTTACCCCATAACTCGGACTATGGTATGTGCAGGATATTTAGAAGGAGGGAAAGATGCTTGCCAG GGTGATAGTGGCGGTCCTCTGGTCTACAATAACAAGTTGTCGGGCATCGTATCCTGGGGCATAGGTTGTGCTGAACCTGGCTTTCCTGGAGTATATTCTAATGTAGCAACCTTGAGGGAATGGATTGATACAAATATTAACAACTTGAAGACGAAGCATGAGAAAATTACTGTTTAA